GCGCCAAGGTGAAGGATTTTGAGCCGGCCGAGTGATCTCGGCCCCGCAGACGGATCGGCACGACAACAGGGCAGCGCGATGAACCCGTTCACCTTCCAGACCACGCCGAACGTGCTGTTCGAGGCCGGCGCCGCGAAGAAGCTGCCCGAGATCGTGGGCAGCTTCGGGGCCAAGCGCGTCCTGCTGGTCACCGACAAGGGCGTGCGCAGCGCCGGGCTGACCCAGGCCGCCGAGGCGGCATTGAAGGACGCCGGCGTCACCCTCGACGTCTACGAGGACGTGGTCGCCGACCCGCCCTCCACGGTGATCGAGGCGGCGGCCAAGCGCGCCCGGGAACTCGGGACCGACCTCGTCCTGTCGATCGGCGGCGGCTCGGCGCTCGATACCGCCAAGCTCGTGGCCTATCTCGCGAAGTCCGACGAGCCGCTGGACGCGATCTACGGCGTCGGCCTCGCCAAGGGCGACCGCCTGCCGCTGATCCTCGTGCCGACCACGGCCGGCACCGGCTCGGAGGTGACGCCGATCTCGATCGTCACGACGCCGACCACCGAGAAGAAGGGCGTCGTCGCGCCGAAGCTGCTGCCCGACTGGGCGGTGCTCGACCCGGAGCTGACGCTCGGCCTGCCGTCGCACGTCACGGCGGCGACCGGCATCGACGCCATGGTCCACGCCATCGAGGCCTTCACCAGCAAGAACAAGAAGAACCCGATCTCCGACCAGCTCGCCAAGCAGGCGCTGGCGCTGCTCTCGGCCAACATCCGCACCGCCTGCACGGACGGCACGGACCTCGAGGCGCGCTCCGGCATGCTTCTGGGCTCGATGCTGGCCGGCATGGCCTTCGCCAACGCCCCCGTGGCGGCGGTGCACGCCCTGGCTTACCCGGTGGGCGCGATCTTCCACGTGCCGCACGGGCTCTCGAACGCCCTGGTGCTGATGGGGGTGATGCGCTTCAACCTCTCACACGCGGAGGGGCTGTACGCGGAGCTCGCGCCGATCCTCGACCCCGCCGCCGCGGACCTGCCCCGGCCTGAGGCCGCCAAGCGCTTCGTGGAGAGCCTCGACGCGATCTGCCGCGACTGCAAGGTGCCGGCCTCGCTGGCCGAGGTCGGCGTCGCGCGGCAGGACCTGGAGCGCATGGCCTCCGATGCGATGAAGCAGACGCGGCTCCTCGTGAACAATCCGCGCGAGGTCACCTACGACGACGCCTTCGCGATCTACGCCGAGGCCTTGGGAGAGGCGCGGCCGGCGGCGTGAGGGCTCGATGAACCCATAACCTCCAACCCTCCACCTCGGGATGAGGTGGAGGGTTGGAGACATGCGGTTCGGAGGACCACGCCTCGGGTCGCGTGAAAGCAAAGCAGGCTCGGCAGGGTCGCGGACCGGAACCGGTCGGGAGGGGGCGCCAGCATGGACCAGTTCGACGCGTTCCGGGCGATGAGCGAGTTCTGGACCCGGGCCGGCGCGGGGTTCTTCACCCCGGGCGCCGGGCAGGCCACGCCCGGCTTCGCCTGGCCGACCTTCCCGGGGGGCGACCTCGCGGATCTCGCAACGGCGCAGGCCAAGCTGACCGAAGCCTGGACCGCCGCCACCGCCCTCTCGCAGACCCTGACGCGGTCCCTCCAGGGCGGTCCGGACGCGCCGGACCCGACCGCCGGGGCGGTGCTCGCGCGCATCTTCGATCCGCAGGCCTGGCTCGGCGGCTCGGCCGAGTTCGACGCCGCGCTGACCCGCATGGCCGAGGGCCCGCAGCTCGCCGACCTGTGGCAGACCGAGCGGCGCTACGCGGCCCTGTTCACCGCCTGGGCGAGCCTCCGGCGCGCCCAGAGCGAGCACCAGGCCGTGATGCTGGAGGCCTGGACCCGGGCGGCCGGGACCTTCGCCAAGGAGGCCAATGCCCGCGCGGAGCGCGGCGAGAGCTTCGCCTCGGCCCGGGACATGATGACCCGCTGGATCGAGACCGCCAACGCGGTCCTGCTGGAGGTGCAGCGCTCGGAGAAGTTCTTGGCCTCGCAGCGGGCGGTGCTGCGGGCCTCCGCCGATCTGCGCCTCGCCCAGCAGGATGTCGCGGCCTTCCTGTCCGAGTTCTACGGCCAGCCGACCCGGGCCGAGCTCGACGACGTGCACAAGAGCCTGACCGAGCTGCGCCGCGAGGTGCGGGCGCTCCGCCGCGAGCGCCGCGCGGTCCGGGCGAAGGCGGACGGCGCGCGCGCCGCGGAGGACGCCCATGGCTGACCAGCAGAATCCCAAGGCGCCGGCCGCCCCGCTCAGCCTGTCCCCGGCCGAGATGCTGGCCGAGGTCGGCACCCTCGGCCAGCGCATCAGCGCCGGCGCCAAGCTGTTCGCGGAGGTTCGCGACGCCGACGTCGAGATCGCCACGACGCCGAAGGACCTGGTCTGGAGCCAGGACAAGGTCCGGCTCTACCGCTACCGGCCGCTCGCCGAGAGCAAGGGGCTGCCGCCGGTCCTGATCGTCTACGGCCTGATCGGCCGCTACACGATGGCCGACCTGCAGGAGGACCGCTCGCTGGTCCGCAATCTCCTGAACCTCGGCCTCGACCTCTACGTGGTCGACTGGGGCAATCCCGGCCGGGCCGACCGCTACGTCACCATCGACGATTACGTGGACGGCTACCTCGCCGAGTGCGTCGCCTTCATCCAGGAGGCGGCCGGGCGGGAGACGATCAGCCTGCTCGGCATCTGCGAGGGCGGCGTCTTCACCACCTGCTACGCGGCGCTCTACCCCGAGACCGTCAACGCGATGGTGCTGACCATCACGCCGATCGACTTCCATGCCGACACCCGGGAGAACCGGGCCGGCCACGGCTTCATCAACGTCTGGACGCGCTCGCTCACGCCTGAGGATGTCGACCGGCTGATCGAGGCGCAGGGCACCTTGCCCGGCGCCTTCATGGGCTCGGTGTTCTCGATGATGACGCCGATGCGGACCATGACGAAGTACAATCTCGACCTCCTCGACGCCCTCGACGACAAGAAGAAGTTCCTGAACTTCCTCCGCATGGAGAAGTGGATCGCCGACCGTCCGGACCATCCCGGCGAGGCGGCCAAGCAGTGGCTCAAGGACCTCTACCAGGACAACAAGCTGGTCGAGAGCGCCTTCGAGCTGGGCGGCCGGAGGGTGGATCTGAAGAAGATCACCTGCCCGGTGCTGAACGTCTTCGCGCAGGACGACCACATCATCCCGCCCGCCACCTCGCAGGCGCTGAAGGACAGGATCGGCACCACCGACTACACCGAGCTGGGATTGCCCGGCGGCCATGTCGGCGTGTTCGTCGGCGGCAAGGCGCAGAAGCTGCTGGGCTCCGGCATCGCCGACTGGCTCGGCCAGCGGGGGTAGGATGGTGGCGCGACAGCTCATGCAGGGCGCGACGCATCCTGACCTTCCAAGGACAGGGCGCCTTTCCCCTCCCGCCTGCGGGGAGGGGTCAGGGGTGGGGTGGTGCAGAAGGCACCGCAGCGCTCGATCCTGCACCACCCCCACCTCCATCTTCTCCCCGCAAGGGGGAGGAGAGCGCCCCGCTGCCATCGATATTTGAATGTCATAGGTCGCAGAGCCAGGAGTGCGACGCGCGCAGCCGCTCCGGCCGCATCCCGGCCGCCGAGGACCACCCGATGGGCAGCCTGAAGAACAAGATCGTCAGCGCCGACGAGGCGGTCGCCATCCTTCAGGACGGCGACATGGTGGCGGTGTCGGGCTTCGTCGGGATCGGCACGCCCGACGAGCTGATCCTGGCACTCGCGCGCCGCTTCGAATCCGGCGCCGGCCCGCACGGGCTCGGCCTGATGTTCGCCGCCGCCCCCGGCGACGGCAAGGAGCGCGGACTCAACCGCCTCGCGATCCCCGGCCTCGTCAAGCGCGTCGTCGGCGGCCACTGGGCGCTCGTGCCGAAGCTCGGCGCGATGGCGGTGGAGGGCCGGATCGAGGCCTACAACCTGCCGCTCGGCGTGGTCTCGCACCTCTACCGCGAGATCGCCGCCCACACGCCAGGCCACATCACCAAGGTGGGCCTGCGCACCTTCGTCGACCCGCGGCTGGAGGGCGGCAAGCTCAACGCCGAGACGCGGGACGACTTGGTCAGCGTGGTCGAGATCGGCGGCGAGTCGTGGCTCCACTACAAGGCCTTCCCGGTCAACGTCGCGCTGATCCGCGGCACCACGGCCGACCCCGCCGGCAACATCACCATGGAGCGCGAGGCGCTGACGCTGGACAACCTCGCCGCCGCCATGGCGGCCAGAAATTCCGGCGGCTTCGTCATCGCGCAGGTTGAGCGGCTGGCCGAGGCCGGCTCCCTCAACCCGCGCGAGGTGCAGGTGCCCGGCGTGCTGGTGGATTGCGTGGTCCTGAGCCAGCCCGAGAACCACCGCCAGACCTACGGCACGCCCTACAATCACGCCTTCACGGGCCGCCAGCGGGTGCCGCTCGACCGGATCGCCCCGATGGCGCTCGACGCCCGCAAGGTCATCGCCCGGCGCTGCGCCTTCGAGTTGCCCCCCGGCGGCGTGGTCAATCTCGGCATCGGCATGCCCGAGGGCGTCGCGGCGGTGGCCGCCGAGGAGCGGGTGCTGAAGTATCTGACGCTCACCGCCGAGCCCGGCGTGATCGGCGGCCTGCCGCAGGGCGGGCTCGATTTCGGCGCCGCCCTGAACCCCGCCGCTGTGCTGCACCAGAACCAGCAGTTCGACTTCTACGACGGCGGAGGCCTGGACCTGGCCTGCCTGGGCCTCGCCCAGTGCGACGCGGAGGGCAACGTCAACGTCAGCCGCTTCGGCAAGCGGCTCGCGGGCGCGGGCGGCTTCATCAACATCTCGCAGAACGCGAAGAGCCTCGTCTTCGCCGGGACCTTCACGGCCGACGGGCTGAAGGTCGCCGTGGAGGACGGCGGCATGCGGATCCTCGCCGAGGGCCGCTCCCGGAAGTTCATCGCCGCGGTCGAGCAGGTGACCTTCTCGGGGGCCTACGCGGCCGAGCGTGGCCAACCGGTGCTCTACGTGACGGAGCGCTGCGTGTTCCGGCGGACGCGGGCCGGCATGGAGCTCACCGAGGTCGCTCCCGGCATCGACATCGAGCGCGACATCCTCGGCCACATGGGCTTCACCCCCATCGTGCAGGATCCGAAGCCGATGGATCCGCGCCTGTTCCGCGACGCCGTGATGGCCCTGGAGCCGTGGCTCCTCGGCCTCTCGCTGTCCGAGCGGATCAGCTACGACCCGGAGCGCAACATCCTGTTCTCGAACCTCGAGGGCTTCCAGGTGCGCACCATCGACGACGTCGAGCTGGTGCGCCGGGAATTCGAACGGAGCTGCCAGGAGATCGGCCGCAAGGTCCACCTGATCGCCAATTACGACGGGTTCGAGATCGACCCGACGGTGAGCGACGCGTACTTCTCGGCGATCGCCTACCTCGAAAACCGCTATTACGAGACCGCATCCCGGTATACCACGAGCGCGTTCTTGCGATTGAAACTCGGCGCCTCGTTGGCGAGCCGCGATCTGGCTCCCCATGTATTCGAGACAAAAGCCGAGGCACAGGCGAGGAATACGGCCCAGGGCGCTGCCCTCAAGCCGCGGACGGCCCTGTCGGTTTCCGACGCGCCGCAGCCGCCGAAGGAACCGTTGGATGCCTGAGACCGAAATTCCCGTCCTGAAGGACGCTGCCCTCCTGGTCGATTCCTGCCTGATCGGCGGCGCATGGTCGAAGGCCGGCTCCGGCAGCATCGACGTCACCAACCCGGCGACCGGCGCGCTGATCGCCAAGGTACCGAATGCCGGCGCTGAGGAGACCCGCCAGGCGATCAAGGCCGCCCACGCGGCCTACCCGGCCTGGCGCGCCAAGACCGCCAACGAGCGCGCCGTCCTGCTGCGCAAGCTCGCCGCGCTCGTCACCGAGCATCAGGAGGATCTCGCGCAGATCCTGACCGCCGAGCAGGGCAAGTCGCTGACGGAAGCCCGCGGCGAGGTCGGGATGTCGGCGGCCTACGTGCTGTGGTTCGCCGAGGAGGCGCGGCGGGTCTACGGCGACGTGGTCCCCTCCCCCTGGGGCGACCGCAAGATCCTCGTCACCAAGGAGCCGGTCGGCGTGGTGGCGGCGATCACGCCGTGGAACTTCCCGTCCTCGATGATTGCCCGCAAGATCGCCCCGGCTTTGGCCGCCGGCTGCCCGATCGTGATCAAGCCCGCCTCGCAGACGCCGCTCTCGGGCCTCGCCTGGGGCGTGCTGTGCGAGCGCGCTGGCTTCCCGGCGGGCACGGTCTCGATCCTCACCGGTTCGGCCCGGGCGATCGGCGGCGAGATGACGAGCAACCCGCTGGTCAAGAAGATCACCTTCACCGGCTCGACCGAGGTCGGCAAGGTGCTGCTGGAGCAGGCCTCCCACACGGTGAAGAAGGTCTCGATGGAGCTGGGCGGCAACGCGCCCTTCATCGTGTTCGACGACGCCGATCTCGAGAAGGCGGTGGCCGGCGCGATGCTCGCCAAGTACCGCAACTCCGGCCAGACCTGCATCTGCACCAACCGCTTCCTGGTGCAGGACGGGATCTACGACGCCTTCGCGGAGAAGATGGCGGAAGCCGCCAACCGCCTCAAGGTCGGCAACGGCACCGAGGACGGCGTCGCCCAGGGGCCGCTGATCGACATGGCGGCCGTCGAGAAGACCGAGGCCCATATCCGCGACGCCGTCGAGAAGGGCGGCCGGGTGGTCGCGGGCGGCCACCGGCACGCGCTGGGCGGCCAGTTCTTCGAGCCGACGGTGATCACCGGCGCCACCCCCGCCATGGCGGTGGCCCGGGAGGAGACGTTCGGGCCGCTGGCGCCGCTGTTCCGCTTCCGCGACGAGGCGGAGGCGATCCGCATGGCCAACGACACCGAGTACGGCCTCGCCTGCTACTTCTACACCCGCGACCTCGGCCGCACCTTCCGGGTGGCGGAGGCGCTGGAATACGGCATGGTCGGGATCAACGAGGGGATCATCACCACCGAGGTGGCGCCCTTCGGCGGCGTGAAGGAATCCGGCCTCGGCCGCGAGGGCTCGTACCAGGGCATCGAGGATTACCTGAACACGAAGTACCTGTGCGTGGGCGGGCTGGGGGCGTAGGGGCGGCGTTCACGATGACCCGCAGGGGATCTGACGGGTGCTTTCTCTGCAGGCAACCGGGTTCACACATCTCGGCCTGGCACTGATGCCTCGAGAGAAGGGCGCTTTTTCCCTCCCCCTAGTGGGGAGGGGTCAGGGGTGGGGGTGGTGCAGACGGCACCGCACCGCTCGATCCTGCCCCACCTCCAACTCCTCCCCACAAGGGGGAGGAGAGCGGCTGCGGTGCCTGCAGCCTACCGCCCGCTCGGCGCCGCGCCGCTGCCCGTCGCGCCATTACCCGAGCTGCTGCCGGCGGGCGCGCCCGGAATGCTGACGCGCGGGCCGCCGCTGGTGCCGGGCGCCATGCCGGCGCCGGTGGAGCCGGTGCTCTCCAGGGTGCCGGCCCCCGTCCCGGTGCCGCCGACCGCGCCCGACTTGTTCACGTTTCCTTGGTTGGCGCCGCCCGTATGCGGCGCCTGGGCCAGCGCCGCGCCGGACGTGGCGAGAACCATGGATGCGGCGAGAGCGAGGATCGTCTTCGACATGGGGCCTCCTGAAGCGTCGTGAAATCGTCAGGGGCCAACCCGATCCCGGCGGGATGGTTCGGCTGCCCTCAGCGGGCGAGCGCCTCGCGCCACGCCGTCCAGGGCCAGTGCGGCCCCGCTCCGCCCGCCGCCGGCGCGATCGAGACCGTCGCGGTCCGGCCGCTCACCAGCCGCGGATCCGCCGTGCCGCCGTCGAGGGTGATCCGCACCGGGATGCGCTGCGCGAGGCGCACCCACGAGAAGGTCGGGTTTACGTTGGCCAGCAGGTTGGTGGCGTCGCTGCGGCCGGTCTCGCCGATGCCGCCGGCGATGCTGGCGACGTGGCCGGCGAGCACGCCGTCCTCGCCCATGAGCTGGACGGTCACGGGCGCGCCGACGCGGATCCGCGGCAGCTTGGTTTCCTCGAAGTAGCCCTCGATCCGGACGGTGTCGCGGTCGATCAGCGCCATGACCCCGCGGCCGGTGGTGACGTAGGCGCCGGGCCGCAGCTCCATGTTGGTGATCCGGCCGTTGACCGAGGCCCGCACCGCCGAGCGCTCCAGGTTGAGCTTGGCGAGGTCGCGGTCGGCCACGGCCTGCTCGTAGGCCGCCTGCGCGGACAGGTCGGCGGCCTTGGCGGCCTCGACCTTCTGCTGCGACACCGCCGCGTCGGAGAGCTTGCTGTAGCGGGCGAAGTCGGCCGCGGTCTGCTCCGCGGTGGCCTTGCGACCCTCCACCATCGCCTCCGCCTGCCGCAGACCCAGGCGGAACCGGTCCGGATCGATCCGGAACAGGACGTCGCCCCTCCGGACCACCTGGTTGTCCTCCACCAGCACCTCGGTCACGAGGCCGGAGACGTCGGGGGCCACCGCCACCACGTCGGCGCGCACGCGCCCGTCCCGGGTCCAGGGGGCATCCATGTAGTAGTCCCACAGGCCGAGGCCGACGATCAGTCCCGCGGCGACCATGCCGAGGGTGACCAGGAGGCGGCCGAGGGTGGCGAACAGGGCGGTCATTGCAGGGTCCGATGGGCGAGGGTCACGACGCCGCCGAGCAGGACGACGTAGAGGGCGAGGTCGAAGAGCGGCCGGTGCCAGACGAGGCGGTAGAAGCCGGTCGCCGCGAGCAGACGGCGCAGCGGCAGGCTGAGGGCGAAGGCCAGGGCCATCCACAGGGCGAGGCCCGGCACGAACACGCCGTAGAGGTCGATCTCGCCCATCATGCCGCCATCTCCCGGCCGTCCGCTGCGGGCGCCGCCCGGTAGGCCGGCGCGTCGGGAAAGAGCCCGCGGCGCAGGCCGGTGAGGCCGATCAGGGCGGACCGCCGCTCCGGCGACGCCGCTGCGCCCGCCACGGCGTCGAGCCCGTCGTCCAGGGCCGCCAGGAGCGCGGAGTCCGGCCGGCCGCGCAGCTGGCGCGCCGCCAGCGCGAGGACCCGGTCGACGGCAATCCGGGGCGCCCCCGTCAGCCGCCGCCGCACCCGGCGCACCTCCACGAGGTTGATGCCCGCCCGGACGTCGGCCAGCAGGTCGCCCACGGTGGCCGACATGTCGGCGGGCAGCGTGGCCAGCCGCGGCGCGATCAGGCCGACGCGGTCGAGCATCAGGGCCGCGAGTTCGAGCCCGTGGCCGGCGCCGCGCCCGTCCGCGGCGGCCGCGAGGCTGCGGCGGTTGATCCGCACGAGCCGCCGGGTGCTCCATCCGGCGCCGACCGAGCGGATCAGCCGCGTCACCAAGGCGGCGACCCACATGCCCACCACCGAGGCGATCACCCCGTTGGCGAAGGGCGCGAACTCGCCGCTGTAGCCGTTCTGGAGGGCCAGCAGGGTCGCGCCGTTCAGCGCCGCGCCCATGCCCATCGGGGCGGTGCGCGGCTGCGTCATCATCAGGCCGCACAGGATCAGGGCCGGCGCGAGGGCGAGCGCCAGCATCTCGAAGGAGCTGGCGAGCGGCAGCACGGCGAACAGGTAGACGCCCGCGCCGAGGGCGCCGACGATCGCCGAGTTGGTGAAGCCCAGGATCTGCGGCGCGGGATCGTCCTGCGCGGCGAACAGGCAGCAGGCGACCGCGCCCATCATCGGCGCCGCGGAGCCGTCCGGCCAGCCGGTGGCGATCCAGATCGCGCAGCAGGCGAGCAGGCCCACGAACACCCCGAAGGCCGAGAACGCCGCCAGACCGTGGTCCCGGTGGCGGATCGACCGGACCCGGGCCGTGTAGGCGAAGGCGAGCGGCGCCCGGGGGGCGGTGCCGGCGGCGAGGTGGCCGCGGAGCGCCCGCAGGTCCTGCCGCAGGTCAATGACGTCGCGCAGGCGCGCCGCGAGGCTCGCGAGCAGGAGCGTGGTCCAGTCCGGAGCCCGGTCGAGGACGGGGTCGAACCCGTCGACCCGGCGGCGCAGCTCCGAGGCGCGATCCGGATCATCGCCCTCGTCGGCGAGCCAGACGGCGAGGTCGGACAGGACGGCGCGGACCCGTGCCGGCAGCGCGCCGGCCCGCTCCAGGGCGGCGACGCGGTCCGCCACGGCGGCGATGATCGGCAGGACCATCAGCATGTGCTGCCGGAGCGGCGCGAAGGCCTCGGCGGCGCGCTCGGCACCCGTCGCCTCGTTGCGCAGGGCGAGGCCGAGGGCGTCGAGGCCGAGCGCGTCCGAGGCGAGGCGCAGGCGCCGTCCCTGGCTCGGCCCGGCGACCTCCGGCGCGCGGGCGGCCGCGAGGGCGCTCTGCATCCAGGCTCGCGCTTCCGCCGACCAGTGATTCAGCCGCTCGACGATGAGCGGCGCCGCCGATTGCGGCAGGATCAGCGTGGCGGCGAGGCTGGCGCAGAGGATGCCCAGCGAGATCTCCTCGGCCCGCGCGACGGCGGTGTCGAAGATCGCCCCGGGGTCGTCCACGGCCGGGAAGCCGATCAGGGCCGCCGTGTACCCGGCGAGCATCGGCAGGTAGCTCGCGGGGGTGCGGTCGAGCAGCGAGACGTAGAGGCAGAGCGCGACCCAGAGCGCGACCGCGAGGCTCAGCAGGACCGGCGCGTTCACGAGGTTCGGCAGCAGCACGACGCTCATGGCGGCGCCCAGAACGGTGCCGCCCACCCGGTAGAGGGCCTTCGACCGGGTGGCGCCGGAGAGGACCTGGCTGGTGATGTAGACCGTGCCCAGCGCCCAGTAGGGTCGCGGCAGGTCGATCCAGAGCGCGAGGAACAGGGCGAGCATCGCCGCCGCGTAGGTCTTCAGCGCGAAGGCCCAATCGCGCCATCCGGGAAGAGTCACGACGCCGGCTCCAGCTCGGCCGTCTCGGCGGCCTCCCGCCCGTAGCGCTGGAGGGCCGCGAAGACCCGGAGGCTCGCTTCCAGATCGGCGCCGTCGATCTCGGCGAAGACGCGCGCGCGTAGCGTCGAGAGCTCGGCCTCGATCTGCTCGAACACCTGCCGGCCGCGCGGGGTCAGACCCAGCACCTTGGCGCGACGGTCGGACGGATCCTCGCGGCGGACCACGAGCCCGGCGGCGGC
The sequence above is drawn from the Methylobacterium mesophilicum SR1.6/6 genome and encodes:
- a CDS encoding FUSC family protein, with amino-acid sequence MTLPGWRDWAFALKTYAAAMLALFLALWIDLPRPYWALGTVYITSQVLSGATRSKALYRVGGTVLGAAMSVVLLPNLVNAPVLLSLAVALWVALCLYVSLLDRTPASYLPMLAGYTAALIGFPAVDDPGAIFDTAVARAEEISLGILCASLAATLILPQSAAPLIVERLNHWSAEARAWMQSALAAARAPEVAGPSQGRRLRLASDALGLDALGLALRNEATGAERAAEAFAPLRQHMLMVLPIIAAVADRVAALERAGALPARVRAVLSDLAVWLADEGDDPDRASELRRRVDGFDPVLDRAPDWTTLLLASLAARLRDVIDLRQDLRALRGHLAAGTAPRAPLAFAYTARVRSIRHRDHGLAAFSAFGVFVGLLACCAIWIATGWPDGSAAPMMGAVACCLFAAQDDPAPQILGFTNSAIVGALGAGVYLFAVLPLASSFEMLALALAPALILCGLMMTQPRTAPMGMGAALNGATLLALQNGYSGEFAPFANGVIASVVGMWVAALVTRLIRSVGAGWSTRRLVRINRRSLAAAADGRGAGHGLELAALMLDRVGLIAPRLATLPADMSATVGDLLADVRAGINLVEVRRVRRRLTGAPRIAVDRVLALAARQLRGRPDSALLAALDDGLDAVAGAAASPERRSALIGLTGLRRGLFPDAPAYRAAPAADGREMAA
- a CDS encoding poly(R)-hydroxyalkanoic acid synthase subunit PhaE, whose translation is MDQFDAFRAMSEFWTRAGAGFFTPGAGQATPGFAWPTFPGGDLADLATAQAKLTEAWTAATALSQTLTRSLQGGPDAPDPTAGAVLARIFDPQAWLGGSAEFDAALTRMAEGPQLADLWQTERRYAALFTAWASLRRAQSEHQAVMLEAWTRAAGTFAKEANARAERGESFASARDMMTRWIETANAVLLEVQRSEKFLASQRAVLRASADLRLAQQDVAAFLSEFYGQPTRAELDDVHKSLTELRREVRALRRERRAVRAKADGARAAEDAHG
- a CDS encoding MarR family winged helix-turn-helix transcriptional regulator: MPDSDDPKTRERLQQACTHALLTTGRHWRRAANTVAEAHGLSDATAHPLIIIGRMDEEPRQNALAEAVGIEGPSLVRLLDQLAAAGLVVRREDPSDRRAKVLGLTPRGRQVFEQIEAELSTLRARVFAEIDGADLEASLRVFAALQRYGREAAETAELEPAS
- a CDS encoding acyl CoA:acetate/3-ketoacid CoA transferase, translated to MGSLKNKIVSADEAVAILQDGDMVAVSGFVGIGTPDELILALARRFESGAGPHGLGLMFAAAPGDGKERGLNRLAIPGLVKRVVGGHWALVPKLGAMAVEGRIEAYNLPLGVVSHLYREIAAHTPGHITKVGLRTFVDPRLEGGKLNAETRDDLVSVVEIGGESWLHYKAFPVNVALIRGTTADPAGNITMEREALTLDNLAAAMAARNSGGFVIAQVERLAEAGSLNPREVQVPGVLVDCVVLSQPENHRQTYGTPYNHAFTGRQRVPLDRIAPMALDARKVIARRCAFELPPGGVVNLGIGMPEGVAAVAAEERVLKYLTLTAEPGVIGGLPQGGLDFGAALNPAAVLHQNQQFDFYDGGGLDLACLGLAQCDAEGNVNVSRFGKRLAGAGGFINISQNAKSLVFAGTFTADGLKVAVEDGGMRILAEGRSRKFIAAVEQVTFSGAYAAERGQPVLYVTERCVFRRTRAGMELTEVAPGIDIERDILGHMGFTPIVQDPKPMDPRLFRDAVMALEPWLLGLSLSERISYDPERNILFSNLEGFQVRTIDDVELVRREFERSCQEIGRKVHLIANYDGFEIDPTVSDAYFSAIAYLENRYYETASRYTTSAFLRLKLGASLASRDLAPHVFETKAEAQARNTAQGAALKPRTALSVSDAPQPPKEPLDA
- a CDS encoding iron-containing alcohol dehydrogenase; the protein is MNPFTFQTTPNVLFEAGAAKKLPEIVGSFGAKRVLLVTDKGVRSAGLTQAAEAALKDAGVTLDVYEDVVADPPSTVIEAAAKRARELGTDLVLSIGGGSALDTAKLVAYLAKSDEPLDAIYGVGLAKGDRLPLILVPTTAGTGSEVTPISIVTTPTTEKKGVVAPKLLPDWAVLDPELTLGLPSHVTAATGIDAMVHAIEAFTSKNKKNPISDQLAKQALALLSANIRTACTDGTDLEARSGMLLGSMLAGMAFANAPVAAVHALAYPVGAIFHVPHGLSNALVLMGVMRFNLSHAEGLYAELAPILDPAAADLPRPEAAKRFVESLDAICRDCKVPASLAEVGVARQDLERMASDAMKQTRLLVNNPREVTYDDAFAIYAEALGEARPAA
- a CDS encoding DUF1656 domain-containing protein, coding for MMGEIDLYGVFVPGLALWMALAFALSLPLRRLLAATGFYRLVWHRPLFDLALYVVLLGGVVTLAHRTLQ
- the phaC gene encoding class III poly(R)-hydroxyalkanoic acid synthase subunit PhaC, encoding MADQQNPKAPAAPLSLSPAEMLAEVGTLGQRISAGAKLFAEVRDADVEIATTPKDLVWSQDKVRLYRYRPLAESKGLPPVLIVYGLIGRYTMADLQEDRSLVRNLLNLGLDLYVVDWGNPGRADRYVTIDDYVDGYLAECVAFIQEAAGRETISLLGICEGGVFTTCYAALYPETVNAMVLTITPIDFHADTRENRAGHGFINVWTRSLTPEDVDRLIEAQGTLPGAFMGSVFSMMTPMRTMTKYNLDLLDALDDKKKFLNFLRMEKWIADRPDHPGEAAKQWLKDLYQDNKLVESAFELGGRRVDLKKITCPVLNVFAQDDHIIPPATSQALKDRIGTTDYTELGLPGGHVGVFVGGKAQKLLGSGIADWLGQRG
- a CDS encoding NAD-dependent succinate-semialdehyde dehydrogenase encodes the protein MPETEIPVLKDAALLVDSCLIGGAWSKAGSGSIDVTNPATGALIAKVPNAGAEETRQAIKAAHAAYPAWRAKTANERAVLLRKLAALVTEHQEDLAQILTAEQGKSLTEARGEVGMSAAYVLWFAEEARRVYGDVVPSPWGDRKILVTKEPVGVVAAITPWNFPSSMIARKIAPALAAGCPIVIKPASQTPLSGLAWGVLCERAGFPAGTVSILTGSARAIGGEMTSNPLVKKITFTGSTEVGKVLLEQASHTVKKVSMELGGNAPFIVFDDADLEKAVAGAMLAKYRNSGQTCICTNRFLVQDGIYDAFAEKMAEAANRLKVGNGTEDGVAQGPLIDMAAVEKTEAHIRDAVEKGGRVVAGGHRHALGGQFFEPTVITGATPAMAVAREETFGPLAPLFRFRDEAEAIRMANDTEYGLACYFYTRDLGRTFRVAEALEYGMVGINEGIITTEVAPFGGVKESGLGREGSYQGIEDYLNTKYLCVGGLGA
- a CDS encoding efflux RND transporter periplasmic adaptor subunit, giving the protein MTALFATLGRLLVTLGMVAAGLIVGLGLWDYYMDAPWTRDGRVRADVVAVAPDVSGLVTEVLVEDNQVVRRGDVLFRIDPDRFRLGLRQAEAMVEGRKATAEQTAADFARYSKLSDAAVSQQKVEAAKAADLSAQAAYEQAVADRDLAKLNLERSAVRASVNGRITNMELRPGAYVTTGRGVMALIDRDTVRIEGYFEETKLPRIRVGAPVTVQLMGEDGVLAGHVASIAGGIGETGRSDATNLLANVNPTFSWVRLAQRIPVRITLDGGTADPRLVSGRTATVSIAPAAGGAGPHWPWTAWREALAR